One Thermodesulfobacteriota bacterium genomic region harbors:
- a CDS encoding acyl-CoA thioesterase, giving the protein MRPKPFIPETLDGDNRYVRDKTGGLVWHKCNTRTLYADTDRSQVVYHGNYLRYFELGRASLMRDAAYAYREIEENGFIYPIIEIGISYFTPLFYDDPMCIYTHPSDLERVRLKFDYIITNEASNEIICKGFTRHCATNASGMPVGIDKKTLHLWKVFPK; this is encoded by the coding sequence ATGAGACCGAAACCATTTATTCCTGAAACCCTTGATGGCGATAACCGGTATGTCAGAGATAAAACCGGCGGCCTGGTATGGCACAAATGCAATACACGGACTCTGTACGCCGATACAGATCGCTCACAGGTGGTCTATCATGGGAACTATCTTCGATATTTTGAATTGGGAAGGGCTTCCCTGATGCGCGATGCAGCCTATGCCTATCGCGAAATTGAGGAAAACGGCTTTATATATCCTATTATTGAAATTGGAATCAGCTATTTTACCCCGCTTTTTTACGATGATCCCATGTGCATCTATACCCATCCTTCAGACCTCGAGCGGGTGCGGCTTAAGTTTGATTATATCATTACCAATGAAGCATCCAATGAGATCATTTGTAAAGGATTTACCCGTCATTGCGCCACCAATGCGTCCGGAATGCCGGTTGGAATCGATAAAAAAACCCTTCATTTATGGAAAGTCTTCCCCAAATGA
- a CDS encoding polyketide synthase dehydratase domain-containing protein translates to MQKRLPLKIEIHPYLLDHRFEGKAVLPAVEAMQLLAASTEKYLPKTDIRSIEKAMFDKFFYIEPDTASADNVVDAFNEIEKNEKDGVTARLMTKTRSKKAGITRVKQHATMQFSANKADINPPALAAVSGQIQKRFTIPADKLYSDLVPFGPAYHNIQDPLFVSSKGAMADILAPKQRPINKSKLPLGSPFPLDAAFHAACAWGQRYLAVVGFPVGFDRRIIFKPTRPGSRYTCLILPVNVSTELFSFDIGLYNRNGILVETVFGLQMRDVSAGRMKPPRWVIKKDSINL, encoded by the coding sequence ATGCAAAAAAGGCTGCCACTTAAGATAGAAATCCATCCGTATTTGCTGGATCACCGCTTTGAAGGAAAAGCAGTACTCCCCGCTGTGGAAGCCATGCAACTTCTTGCCGCATCCACTGAAAAGTACCTGCCGAAAACAGATATCCGATCCATTGAAAAAGCCATGTTTGATAAATTTTTCTATATTGAGCCGGATACTGCCTCAGCTGATAATGTTGTTGACGCCTTTAACGAAATCGAAAAGAATGAAAAAGACGGTGTCACCGCCAGACTGATGACAAAAACAAGATCAAAAAAGGCCGGTATCACCCGCGTAAAACAGCATGCCACCATGCAATTTTCCGCCAATAAAGCTGATATTAATCCTCCTGCTTTGGCTGCTGTTTCCGGACAGATTCAAAAGAGGTTTACCATCCCGGCGGATAAGCTATACAGCGACCTTGTTCCCTTTGGCCCTGCATATCATAATATTCAGGATCCCCTGTTTGTTTCCTCAAAAGGGGCCATGGCCGATATACTGGCGCCAAAACAAAGACCCATCAATAAGTCAAAACTGCCGCTGGGCTCTCCTTTCCCTCTGGATGCCGCCTTTCATGCGGCATGTGCCTGGGGGCAGCGTTACCTGGCTGTGGTCGGGTTTCCCGTTGGATTTGACCGGCGAATAATTTTTAAACCGACCCGACCTGGAAGCCGGTATACCTGCCTGATCCTTCCGGTGAATGTGAGCACTGAGCTTTTTTCTTTTGATATAGGGCTTTACAATCGAAATGGTATACTTGTTGAAACGGTCTTTGGCCTGCAAATGAGAGATGTCAGCGCGGGTCGCATGAAACCGCCCCGGTGGGTCATTAAAAAAGATTCCATCAATCTCTAA
- a CDS encoding citrate synthase yields the protein MGKTARLIIDGETCELPIIEGSEGERALDISFLRKQTGLITLDPGYANTGSCESSITFMDGEKGILRYRGVPVEQLAEKATFKETAYLLIHGKLPNSEELKRYSMLLNDNSLVHEDMKAFYMKFPRNSHPMGILSAMVNALRSFYPELNHQTEEEEIMITMTRLMAKIRTMAAMSYKISKGHKVIYPRPDLTYCENFLNMMFDTPVMPYKINSLVVKALRVFWILHADHEQNCSTSSVRMVGSARVNLYAAISSGIAALWGPLHGGANQAVIEMLTEIHDSGGNYKKAIERAKDRNDPFRLMGFGHRVYKTYDPRATIMKKMCDDLLESLHISDPLLDIAKELEIQARKDPYFIDHHLYPNVDFFSGIVLRAIGIPTNMFTVMFAIGRLPGWIAQWKESIYDPKWKISRPRQIYIGSKKRDFTPIAERD from the coding sequence ATGGGAAAAACCGCCAGACTGATCATTGATGGAGAGACCTGTGAATTGCCCATTATTGAGGGCTCTGAAGGAGAGAGGGCGCTTGACATATCCTTTCTTCGCAAACAAACCGGATTAATCACCCTTGATCCCGGCTATGCAAACACCGGATCCTGTGAAAGCAGTATTACATTTATGGATGGAGAAAAAGGGATTTTGCGTTACAGAGGTGTTCCGGTTGAGCAGCTTGCAGAAAAAGCAACCTTCAAGGAGACTGCCTACCTGCTGATCCACGGTAAGCTACCCAACTCCGAAGAACTCAAACGTTACTCAATGCTGCTTAATGATAATTCTCTTGTTCATGAAGACATGAAGGCTTTTTATATGAAGTTCCCCAGAAATTCCCATCCCATGGGTATTCTGTCCGCCATGGTGAATGCCCTGAGAAGCTTTTATCCGGAACTGAATCATCAGACGGAAGAGGAAGAGATCATGATCACCATGACGAGGCTTATGGCCAAAATCAGGACCATGGCGGCCATGTCATACAAGATATCCAAGGGACACAAGGTGATTTACCCCAGGCCTGACCTGACATATTGTGAAAATTTTCTCAATATGATGTTCGATACACCTGTGATGCCTTACAAAATAAATTCTTTGGTGGTAAAAGCCCTTCGAGTGTTCTGGATACTTCATGCAGACCACGAGCAGAACTGTTCCACCTCATCCGTGCGCATGGTGGGAAGCGCCCGCGTCAACCTCTATGCTGCCATTTCATCAGGCATTGCCGCCTTATGGGGGCCTTTGCATGGAGGAGCCAACCAGGCGGTCATTGAAATGCTCACCGAGATACACGATTCAGGGGGAAACTATAAGAAAGCCATTGAAAGGGCCAAAGACAGGAATGATCCTTTCCGTTTGATGGGATTCGGACACCGGGTATATAAAACCTATGATCCTCGGGCAACGATTATGAAAAAGATGTGCGACGATTTGCTGGAATCGTTACATATTTCAGATCCGCTGCTGGACATTGCCAAGGAACTGGAGATACAAGCCAGAAAAGATCCTTACTTTATTGATCATCACCTGTATCCCAATGTTGACTTTTTCTCCGGGATTGTTTTGCGAGCCATTGGCATACCCACCAACATGTTTACGGTGATGTTTGCCATCGGCAGACTGCCCGGTTGGATTGCACAGTGGAAAGAAAGCATCTATGATCCCAAATGGAAAATCAGTCGCCCTCGCCAGATTTACATCGGATCGAAAAAAAGAGATTTTACTCCCATAGCTGAGAGGGATTAG
- the era gene encoding GTPase Era has product MKKNNKFTDFKSGFVAIVGAPNAGKSTFLNRLLGEKISITSRKPQTTRNRILGVVHRPSSQLVFIDTPGVHRPKDELNVRIVDAALSAMGDVDLILIVTDVANSDTESENYMIKKLKPQKKPVILALNKIDLIKKPALLEIINSWGKRYTFEAIVPISAKYGDQVDRLLETMEALLPQGPPFFPEDTLTDLPERFIAAEMIREKVFRLTGQEIPYSTAVTVDSFSAKKGGGLVKINATIHLERDSQKGIIIGKKGSKLKKIGEDSRKQIERMLGTKVFLKLFVRVQKNWSRDTRAIRKFGY; this is encoded by the coding sequence ATGAAAAAAAATAATAAATTTACTGATTTTAAATCCGGCTTTGTGGCGATTGTAGGTGCGCCCAATGCGGGAAAATCGACCTTTTTAAACCGGCTGCTCGGCGAAAAAATATCCATTACATCCAGAAAACCCCAGACCACCCGCAACCGTATTCTGGGTGTGGTTCACCGACCCTCTTCCCAGCTTGTTTTCATCGATACGCCGGGTGTACACCGGCCAAAAGATGAGCTGAATGTTAGAATTGTTGATGCAGCTCTTTCAGCCATGGGCGATGTGGACCTGATCCTTATTGTGACTGATGTGGCAAATTCTGATACGGAATCGGAAAACTATATGATAAAGAAACTAAAGCCGCAAAAAAAACCGGTTATCCTTGCCCTTAACAAGATAGACCTGATAAAAAAGCCGGCGCTGCTTGAAATCATAAACAGCTGGGGGAAAAGATACACCTTTGAAGCGATTGTCCCGATTTCCGCCAAATACGGTGACCAGGTGGATCGGCTTCTCGAGACCATGGAAGCCCTTTTACCCCAGGGCCCCCCTTTTTTCCCCGAAGATACCCTTACCGATTTGCCGGAACGTTTTATTGCGGCGGAAATGATAAGGGAAAAGGTTTTCCGACTAACCGGCCAGGAAATACCCTACTCAACTGCAGTGACCGTTGATTCCTTTTCAGCTAAAAAGGGCGGCGGACTGGTAAAAATTAACGCCACGATTCACCTTGAAAGGGATTCTCAAAAGGGCATCATCATCGGGAAAAAAGGAAGCAAACTGAAAAAAATCGGTGAAGACTCGCGCAAACAAATCGAACGGATGCTGGGAACAAAGGTTTTTTTAAAACTTTTTGTGCGTGTGCAGAAAAACTGGAGCAGAGATACCAGAGCCATCAGAAAATTTGGCTATTGA
- a CDS encoding MFS transporter: MKKLNKPIFSTLFFSMLATVTGVGIVVPLLPVYAHTIGANGLYIGMIFGAFSLSRAFFLPYFGRLSDRKGRKPLIIVGLFAYSMISLAFMLSKDVNSLIFIRFFQGVASAMLMPVIQAYIGDITPKGKEGFSMGLFNMSMFFGLSLGPVLGGIINDRLNLNSAFICMGFLAFSGFLLSLFLLPPTKSEQSVYLGKTPTEWKILLRDRIIAGLFLFRFTYTLCIGVMWGFLPVVADSEFFLTSSSIGMLVMLGVFISGLIHLPMGYLADRVNKYMMIAAGGLIVVFAMCYFAWTNTSRGLFYASILFGIGGGISMPALMALAVLKGNTSHAMGSVMALLTLAHSLGMFTGSLTAGMMMDLSLLREAFTMGAVIMGMGVGLFFIGAFKTNEFKHN, encoded by the coding sequence ATGAAAAAATTGAATAAACCCATATTCAGTACTCTTTTCTTTTCCATGCTTGCGACTGTGACAGGTGTGGGTATCGTCGTTCCCCTTTTACCCGTTTATGCGCATACCATTGGTGCAAACGGGTTATACATCGGGATGATATTCGGAGCCTTTTCCCTTTCCAGAGCTTTCTTTCTTCCCTATTTCGGCAGACTGTCAGATAGAAAGGGGCGAAAACCGTTAATCATTGTCGGTCTTTTTGCATACAGTATGATTTCGCTTGCCTTTATGTTGTCTAAAGATGTCAACTCACTGATATTTATCAGATTTTTTCAGGGAGTTGCCTCTGCCATGCTGATGCCGGTGATACAGGCCTATATCGGGGATATTACCCCCAAAGGCAAGGAAGGCTTTAGCATGGGTTTATTCAACATGTCCATGTTCTTCGGCTTAAGCCTGGGGCCGGTCCTCGGAGGAATTATTAACGACAGGTTGAATCTTAATTCCGCTTTTATCTGTATGGGTTTTCTGGCTTTTAGCGGATTTTTGCTAAGTCTTTTTCTGCTTCCGCCTACAAAATCAGAACAGTCCGTCTATTTAGGAAAGACACCCACAGAATGGAAAATCTTACTGCGCGACAGGATCATCGCCGGGCTTTTTCTTTTCAGGTTCACCTATACTCTATGTATCGGTGTCATGTGGGGATTTCTACCTGTGGTGGCAGATTCTGAATTTTTTCTTACCAGTTCATCCATTGGGATGTTGGTGATGCTAGGTGTATTTATCAGCGGGTTGATCCACCTGCCGATGGGCTATCTGGCAGACCGCGTAAATAAATATATGATGATCGCCGCAGGCGGGCTTATCGTCGTTTTTGCCATGTGTTATTTTGCCTGGACCAACACCTCCCGGGGCCTTTTTTATGCCAGCATCCTGTTTGGCATCGGCGGTGGCATTTCAATGCCGGCGCTTATGGCATTGGCCGTATTGAAAGGGAATACATCTCATGCCATGGGTTCGGTAATGGCCCTGTTAACCCTGGCACACAGTCTTGGAATGTTCACCGGCTCTTTAACTGCAGGTATGATGATGGATTTATCCCTGTTGCGAGAGGCTTTTACTATGGGAGCGGTTATCATGGGTATGGGTGTGGGCCTGTTTTTTATTGGTGCATTTAAAACCAATGAATTTAAACATAATTAG
- the dnaJ gene encoding molecular chaperone DnaJ yields MTNKRDYYEVLGISRNDSDDQIKAAYRKLALKYHPDRNPGNKEAEEKFKEAAEAYEVLHDPQKKNIYDQFGHQGLEGSGFSGFRGFEDIFSSFGDIFEDFFGFGSSRRSGSRAQRGSDLRYDMTLSFMEAAFGTETEIDVRKMDVCHECSGTGSEPGTQPETCSQCGGAGQVSRSQGFFTVRTTCPSCQGTGQTISHPCSSCRGTGQIQVNKKVSVKIPGGVDSGSRLRLTGEGEAGAHGGPQGDLYVFIYVEPHHFFQRDDTNVVCQVPLSFIQAALGDEITVPTLTGEKVLDIPKGTQPGDTFRFRGEGIPYLRRKARGDQIIKVDIKTPTHLNKKQEALLKEFASIESGKFSNKLKNILKGESASATG; encoded by the coding sequence ATGACGAACAAACGTGATTATTACGAGGTGCTTGGCATCAGCCGTAACGATTCTGATGATCAGATAAAAGCGGCCTACCGCAAGCTTGCTTTAAAGTACCATCCTGACAGAAATCCTGGAAACAAAGAGGCTGAAGAAAAATTCAAAGAAGCTGCCGAGGCTTATGAGGTGCTTCATGATCCTCAGAAAAAAAATATCTACGATCAGTTTGGGCATCAGGGCCTTGAAGGTTCCGGTTTTTCAGGGTTCAGGGGGTTTGAGGATATATTTTCAAGTTTTGGCGATATCTTTGAGGATTTCTTCGGCTTCGGTTCTTCACGAAGATCCGGAAGCCGTGCCCAGCGTGGGTCTGACCTTAGATATGACATGACGCTCAGCTTCATGGAAGCTGCTTTTGGAACGGAAACCGAAATAGATGTCAGAAAAATGGATGTATGCCATGAGTGCTCCGGCACCGGGAGTGAACCGGGTACCCAGCCGGAAACCTGTTCCCAGTGCGGCGGAGCAGGTCAGGTTTCCCGTTCCCAGGGTTTTTTTACCGTTAGAACGACCTGTCCTTCCTGCCAGGGCACGGGCCAGACCATTTCGCATCCATGCAGCAGTTGCAGAGGAACCGGGCAGATTCAGGTAAATAAAAAGGTCTCCGTAAAAATTCCGGGAGGTGTTGATTCAGGATCAAGGCTGCGTCTGACCGGTGAGGGCGAAGCAGGTGCTCACGGCGGGCCGCAGGGAGACCTTTATGTCTTCATCTATGTTGAACCGCATCACTTTTTTCAGCGAGATGATACCAATGTTGTTTGCCAGGTGCCGCTCTCCTTTATACAGGCCGCACTTGGGGATGAGATAACGGTTCCCACCTTAACCGGAGAAAAAGTGCTCGACATACCGAAAGGAACTCAGCCCGGTGACACTTTCCGCTTTCGTGGTGAGGGGATTCCGTATCTAAGACGAAAAGCTCGCGGAGATCAGATTATCAAAGTGGACATTAAAACCCCGACCCACCTCAACAAAAAGCAGGAAGCCCTTTTGAAAGAATTTGCCAGTATTGAATCCGGGAAGTTTTCTAACAAGTTAAAAAATATCTTAAAAGGTGAATCTGCAAGCGCCACTGGATAG
- the queD gene encoding 6-carboxytetrahydropterin synthase QueD, with translation MYELKIITRFAAAHQLQMVAKKCENLHGHNWKIEACLVGETLNHAGVLMDFGEFKKILSEIIERLDHKFLNELEYFNDSFPPSSENIAYYIANELQSSIHDPLVKVSRVTAWESDNACAIYRPPA, from the coding sequence ATGTATGAACTAAAAATTATAACCCGGTTTGCCGCCGCCCACCAGCTTCAGATGGTGGCAAAAAAGTGTGAAAACCTGCATGGACACAACTGGAAGATTGAGGCCTGCCTGGTTGGCGAAACTTTAAATCATGCCGGCGTTCTGATGGATTTCGGTGAGTTTAAAAAAATCTTATCAGAAATTATAGAACGGCTTGACCATAAATTCCTTAACGAACTCGAATACTTTAACGATAGTTTTCCACCGTCTTCGGAAAATATTGCTTACTATATCGCAAACGAACTTCAATCATCCATTCATGATCCTTTGGTTAAAGTCAGCCGTGTCACCGCCTGGGAATCAGACAATGCCTGCGCGATATATAGACCTCCTGCCTGA